The DNA region GTAAAAGACCAGCTCCGGGCTGAATTTTTCGACAATGGTATCGACCTCCGCCATGGAATATGAGACCGGAAGCGACAACAGGTATGGCAGGAGCGCCAGGAAAAAGGAAAAAATCGGATACTTGGCGAAATACCCAAAGGAGGTCTGCAGCGCCCCCCAGATTGATTTGCGGAAAATAATCATTGCCGGCAGGGCATAAATGAAAATGCCATAGACAAAGACGGTGAAGAGACGCAAGAGGATTTCGAAGAGGGCGATTCGCCGCGGCGAGCCAGCCAGGAAACTTCGGAACAGAGACGGGAGCGCCCAATTGATAAGAAGGAGGATGATGGTTATAGCCCCCCAAAGAATAATGAGAGAGGGCCAGCGGGAAACGGCCTCAGAGGTCGGGAAACCCTTTCCCTTGCCAGAGGAGTACACTTTGAAGAAGAGGATGGCGGTCATGCCGGCAAAGAGCCCTTCCGCGACAATGCCCAGCAGCAGTTTGCCCCATTGGAATATCTCCGGCAGTAGAATATACAAGCCGGGATAATGGCTGAAGTAGATTTCTCTCCCCTGTCCCAATAGCGCTACCAGAGGGGAAAGAAACATATAGGTAAACGGATAGACATACGATTTTAGGATAAGAAGCAGGAAAAGCTGCAAGAGACCGTAAATGAAGAAAGGAGCCCAGAGTTTCCATCGGAAGATATTCTTAAAAGGCGCCAGATAGGCGGTCAGAAGCCAATTCAGTTTCAGAATGAAACCCAATTACCTTCTCCTTAGCTACGGTATGGCGACCGTGTTTGAGGGTGAGGTCAACCCCTGACGGTCTTTAACATAGATTCTGTAATAATATGTCTGAGCGTCCGGTCTGGTATCGGTGAAACTGGTTCCGGTCGGGCTGCTTATGATGGTCAGCAGGTCGCCGTTGGCTTCGGTGAAATTTATCACGGTGCCACGGTAAACCAGATAGGAATCGAAATCGTCATCATTATTGACCGACCAGGTCAAGATGGACGACTGGTCTTCGCCCCGCCCGGCAAGTGTGACCGCGGTCGGCGGCAGGTTATTAAAGGTCGAATCGCTCGCCACCAGAGAACCGGCGGTCAAACCGGTATTGTCATAGACATAAATTCGGTAATGATACCGGGTCTCCTCATTGAGGTCGGTATCGACAAAACTGGTCGTGGAGCGGGAGGTTACGGTGGTTATGAGCGTGGAACTCTCGCTGACGGCCGAGGTCAAAGAGCGGTACAATCGATAGGCGGCAAAGTCATTGTCAATTGCCTGTGACCAGGTTAGCCTGATTTCGCCGGAGGACTCGGCTTTGGCATTAAGCGAAACGGCCGTGGGCGGATTGGCGATATTTATCAGGGTCGATGCCGGGCGGCTGGGGGCATCATTTCCGGCGGCATCACGAAAACGCCCGGTGACAACGCCGTTGACGACATCAAGATTGATTGGAACAATATATCGTCTCGAATAGATGCCATCATTGGCAGTCAGGTCGCCGCTGGTGCCGTCGTCAAACAGCGTCAGATTGGCAACGCCGGTGAAAGAAATATCGGCAGAGCCGCCTGTTTCGCCGGTCCTTATAAAGAAAGTAACGGCATCGCCGCGGGTAAGAGTGCCGGATGGTCCTTGAAAATAAACACTGTCGATAGACGCGCGGGTATCGAGGATAATGCTGTCGGAAGCGGTGCCATCAGACTCTGAACCGTCAACGAACTGAAAACGGGCGTAGAGACGTTTCACGCCGTCGCCGGAAGAGAGGGTGCGGCCGGAAGGAGAGGTGAAATCCTCCCAAACGGCTCCGGTGAAGGACTGATTTTCGCTCACCTGCATAAGGGTCGCCGTCACCGGCACCACGAAGCGGACGGAGATATTGAGACTGCGGGTGTATAAATCGCCGCTATTGATTATGACCGAAACGGCTCCCAGGACAGCGCTGACGGCGCTTGATTTTGCTCCCTCCAGCTTTGAGCCGGTTACGGTCGCCACTTTGAAATAGTACGGTCTTCCCGCCGTAAGTCCGGTCAATATTTTTGCATAAACACCAGACGAGGTTGAATCATGCAGACGGTAATCGCCATTCAGGGAGTCGGCGGTGTAAATTCGGAAAAAAGAAACCGCTGTTGAATCAGTCAGCTGCCAGGAGAGGCGGACACTGTTATCGAGATGGGTCACCTGGAGCATAATCGGCACCGGCGGTTCTGTGGGAAGACTGAAGGGCAGTTCTTCATTCTCCAGATAGCGGCTGCAGCCGACCGCCAGGGTCAGGAGAGCGACAAAAATGATATATATATTTTTCATAGATTGTCCCTCCTAAAACCGGTGAGTCAGGGCGACCGTTGCGCCGCCGGATTTCAGGTCGGGTTGGACAGTTATGCTGTTGACGAGAGTGCTTCCCTTTTCTTCGGGGAAAAAGAAAAGGACATCGATGAGATTAATTCCCCAGGCGGCAATGGCGGCGCCGATGGCAATCCGGCGCTTGTTCTCGGAATCATAAGCGGTCTTGCGGGCATCCTGCAGAACGGGATAGAGCCGCTCTTTCTCCTCGAAACTGCCGGCGGTGTTGTAATCACGCAGCAGGCTATCGTAGCGGTCGTTATCATCATTAAAATCGCTGTCGGTCCGAAAGTAGTAACCGATGGTCCCGACAGCCAGAAGGGCAAAGACAAACCCTTTTGTTTTCTGTTCGGTGTACGCCTGCCCCCATCCGGGGATAAAAAGCGAGCGCGCCGCCGCTTTGAAGCGGGTTTTCGGTTTTAATTTGACGGTGAGATTTACCTCGCGCCCCGCCTGAAGGAAAACAGAGGACTTATATGTATCATATCCGTACTTCCTGATGGTGACTTTGAAATTCCCCTCGAGTCCCTGCATGAACTTTATCGGCGTCAAGCCGCTTACGGTAACGGCGCCGGCAACTTTAACCTCCGCCCCTGACGGACTGGTATCAACAGAAAGCCCTCCCCCCTGCGCCCTGGCGAGGGTCGGAAGAAGGTATAATATCAGAAATCCCAATATCCCTTTGGTAAGCATATTCCATTCTCTCTTCTAAGAATTGTCGCTATTTTATAATCGGGAAAGATATAGATTTTTTCATACCATATCAACAATTAAAAAAAAGCCCGCCTTTAAGCGGGCTTTTAAAATCTTCTGCGACACCTGCGTTCAACAGGCGCCTCGTCCTGTCGCAACCACCACAACGGTTTTCAGCAGAATCTTAATGTCGCTCCAGATTGACCAGTTGCGAATATAGACGATGTCGTTCTTTACCTTTTCGACCACGGAATCAACCGAGGAATCGTATCCCACCCGCACTTGCGCCAGACCGGTAATACCGGGCTTGACTTTGAGACGGGTAGTGTAGCCGGGGACCTTCTGCGATAGGTCTTTGACAAAGAAAGGACGCTCGGGACGGGGACCGACCAGAGACATCTCCCCTTTCAGGACATTCAGCAACTGCGGCACTTCGTCAATGCGGGTCTTGCGGAGGAACCGCCCCAAACGGGTGACCCGGTTGTCATTCTGCGTCGCCCAGACAGGACCGCAATGTTTCTCGGCATCCTGCACCATAGTGCGGAATTTAATTACCTTGAAAGGTTTCCCGAGCAGGTCTTCACGACGTCGCTCCACCTGGCGAATATCACCAGAGTGCTCGATATTAAGAGCGCGGCGATGCCGGCGGCGGCGATTGATGCCGATTCTATCCTGGAGATAGAAGACCGGACCGCGGCTGTCCAACTTAATCAGTATGGGAACTATGAGAAATATGGGCAATGCCAGGAGCAAACCCAGCAGAGCGCCGAAAAGATCCAAGCATTTCTTCAAGGACTTATCAATCATTTCAAGCACCAACTTTCCCGGTTTGGAAATAGCCGTAGGAAATAAGAATGTAAATCCAAAAAGCGCCCCCAAAAAGAGAATTCCAGAAAAATATTCGCCGAAATAGAAGCGCACGGAATCGCCGAGCGATTCTCTCTCGAACGGTACATAACGTGAACGGGATTTAAGCCCTTCAGCCGTTCCTCTCAGGACAGCCCGGTTGGAGAGGGCAACTGATGTGACAGATGTTGAGTCAGGGGTGTTATTAGTGAGGTTTTGGCTCATTGTCAGTCTTATCTCTTGATTTTCCTGCTAAATTTAATTTGATAGGTATTAACCGTTGTGGGATAATCGAGCAAAATGACTGCCAATAGGATTTTAGAACCCCAAATTACCATGGGGAAAACGGATAGTTTTGGTTTGATATATATAAGTGATTGCTGTCGAATAGATTAGAAATACATCAATACGATGTAGAAGTGGTATTTTTTGACGGGCGGCAGTCGGCGTTTTGGGGATTAGAGGGTTTTCCTGAATACCCCATCA from Candidatus Zixiibacteriota bacterium includes:
- a CDS encoding fibronectin type III domain-containing protein produces the protein MKNIYIIFVALLTLAVGCSRYLENEELPFSLPTEPPVPIMLQVTHLDNSVRLSWQLTDSTAVSFFRIYTADSLNGDYRLHDSTSSGVYAKILTGLTAGRPYYFKVATVTGSKLEGAKSSAVSAVLGAVSVIINSGDLYTRSLNISVRFVVPVTATLMQVSENQSFTGAVWEDFTSPSGRTLSSGDGVKRLYARFQFVDGSESDGTASDSIILDTRASIDSVYFQGPSGTLTRGDAVTFFIRTGETGGSADISFTGVANLTLFDDGTSGDLTANDGIYSRRYIVPINLDVVNGVVTGRFRDAAGNDAPSRPASTLINIANPPTAVSLNAKAESSGEIRLTWSQAIDNDFAAYRLYRSLTSAVSESSTLITTVTSRSTTSFVDTDLNEETRYHYRIYVYDNTGLTAGSLVASDSTFNNLPPTAVTLAGRGEDQSSILTWSVNNDDDFDSYLVYRGTVINFTEANGDLLTIISSPTGTSFTDTRPDAQTYYYRIYVKDRQGLTSPSNTVAIP
- a CDS encoding PEGA domain-containing protein, with translation MLTKGILGFLILYLLPTLARAQGGGLSVDTSPSGAEVKVAGAVTVSGLTPIKFMQGLEGNFKVTIRKYGYDTYKSSVFLQAGREVNLTVKLKPKTRFKAAARSLFIPGWGQAYTEQKTKGFVFALLAVGTIGYYFRTDSDFNDDNDRYDSLLRDYNTAGSFEEKERLYPVLQDARKTAYDSENKRRIAIGAAIAAWGINLIDVLFFFPEEKGSTLVNSITVQPDLKSGGATVALTHRF
- a CDS encoding sugar transferase, whose amino-acid sequence is MSQNLTNNTPDSTSVTSVALSNRAVLRGTAEGLKSRSRYVPFERESLGDSVRFYFGEYFSGILFLGALFGFTFLFPTAISKPGKLVLEMIDKSLKKCLDLFGALLGLLLALPIFLIVPILIKLDSRGPVFYLQDRIGINRRRRHRRALNIEHSGDIRQVERRREDLLGKPFKVIKFRTMVQDAEKHCGPVWATQNDNRVTRLGRFLRKTRIDEVPQLLNVLKGEMSLVGPRPERPFFVKDLSQKVPGYTTRLKVKPGITGLAQVRVGYDSSVDSVVEKVKNDIVYIRNWSIWSDIKILLKTVVVVATGRGAC